From Microtus pennsylvanicus isolate mMicPen1 chromosome 10, mMicPen1.hap1, whole genome shotgun sequence, one genomic window encodes:
- the Aldh9a1 gene encoding 4-trimethylaminobutyraldehyde dehydrogenase, translated as MFLRAVGSGLTLLFRTPGLAAVAAMSTGTFVQLEPLNYRGGARVEPVDSSGTEKAFEPATGRVIATLQCSGENEVNLAVKSAKDAFEIWRKKSGMERGQVLLEAARMIKEQKDAIAIMETINNGKSIFEARLDIDTSWQCLEYYAGLAASMAGEHVQLPNGSFGYTRREPLGVCVGIGAWNYPFQIACWKSAPALACGNAMIFKPSPFTPMSALLLAEIYTKAGVPPGLFNVVQGGAATGQFLCQHRHVAKVSFTGSVPTGMKIMEMSSKGIKPVTLELGGKSPLIIFSDCDLENAVKGALVANFLTQGQVCCNGTRVFVQKEIIDKFTEEVVKQTQNIRIGDPLLEDTRMGPLINGPHLERVLGFIKSAKKEGATVLYGGEPYEPTDPKLKHGYYMTPCILTNCRDDMTCVREEIFGPVMSILSFKTEDEVLDRANDTTFGLAAGVFTRDIQRAHRVAAELQAGTCYINNYNVSPVELPFGGYKKSGFGRENGRVTIEYYSQLKTVYVEMGEVESPF; from the exons ATGTTTCTACGTGCAGTTGGCTCTGGGCTGACGTTGCTTTTCCGCACTCCCGGGCTTGCAGCGGTTGCCGCCATGAGCACTGGCACTTTCGTCCAGTTGGAGCCGCTCAACTACCGCGGCGGGGCCCGTGTGGAGCCCGTGGACAGCAGCGGCACGGAGAAGGCCTTCGAGCCGGCCACCG GCCGAGTGATAGCTACTTTACAGTGTTCAGGAGAAAATGAAGTAAATTTGGCTGTTAAAAGTGCAAAGGATGCCTTTGAAATCTGGAGAAAGAAATCTGGCATGGAGCGTGGCCAAGTCCTTTTAGAGGCTGCCCGGATGATAAAG GAACAAAAGGATGCGATTGCCATCATGGAGACCATCAACAATGGGAAGTCCATATTTGAGGCCCGCCTGGATATTGACACTTCGTGGCAGTGCCTGGAATACTATGCAGGCCTGGCTGCATCCATGGCAG GAGAGCATGTCCAGCTCCCAAATGGGTCCTTCGGCTACACCAGAAGAGAGCCACTTGGGGTGTGTGTAGGGATAGGAGCATGGAACTACCCCTTCCAGATTGCCTGTTGGAAGTCTGCTCCTGCTTTGGCATGTG GTAACGCCATGATCTTTAAGCCTTCTCCCTTCACACCCATGTCTGCTTTGCTGCTGGCTGAGATCTATACCAAAGCGGGCGTGCCTCCTGGCCTCTTCAACGTGGTGCAAGGTGGGGCTGCCACAGGCCAGTTTCTGTGTCAGCATCGCCATGTGGCCAAAGTCTCCTTCACTGGAAGTGTGCCTACTGGCATGAAG ATCATGGAAATGTCCTCTAAAGGAATCAAACCTGTAACCTTGGAGCTTGGAGGCAAATCTCCTCTGATCATCTTCTCAGACTGTGACCTGGAGAACGCTGTGAAGGGGGCATTGGTGGCCAACTTCCTCACACAAGGCCAG GTTTGCTGTAACGGCACTAGAGTGTTTGTGCAAAAGGAAATTATTGACAAATTTACAGAAGAAGTCGTGAAGCAGACTCAAAACATAAGAATTGGGGACCCCCTTCTGGAAGATACGAGGATGGGCCCACTCATCAATGGCCCACATCTGGAGCGGGTCCTTGGGTTTATAAAGTCAGCCAAGAAGGAG GGTGCTACTGTGCTATATGGTGGAGAGCCGTATGAACCAACGGATCCTAAATTAAAACATGGATATTACATGACACCTTGCATTTTAA CTAATTGCAGAGATGACATGACCTGTGTGCGAGAAGAGATCTTTGGACCAGTCATGTCCATCTTGTCATTTAAAACTGAAGATGAGGTCCTGGATCGGGCCAATGATACCACGTTTGGACTAGCAGCTGGCGTCTTTACCAG GGACATCCAGCGGGCTCACAGGGTGGCGGCCGAGCTTCAGGCGGGAACATGCTACATTAACAACTACAACGTCAGCCCAGTGGAGTTGCCCTTTGGTGGCTATAAGAAGTCAG GATTTGGCAGAGAGAATGGCCGTGTGACGATTGAGTACTATTCACAGCTGAAGACGGTGTATGTGGAGATGGGCGAAGTGGAGTCACCTTTTTGA